The DNA region GCCGCTACATCGACGAACAAATCAGAGGTCCCGGGGTCAGATGCACAGCAGACCACCGAGCAGATGTACCTTATAAATCATCAGTGATTAATCGATTATTGATTGTTAACGTGTTCAACTATGAGTTAAGGAAAATTCATGTTTACAGCCTTACTCCAGATGTTTGCACCCTGAACTGAGCTGTGCAGGTGCTGTTACCTGATACTAAGTGCATTCAAGTGCCAACCAAGAAAGTTTTAGCcaataaaacagattttcatGCGGGAGGAAAGACGTTTTCACCTGAATAAAAGTCAGGAATCACACACAGGTGACTAGAGCACACCTCCGTTTAACAAAGCACCTGGGCCGTTGACCTCTGGCCTCTCACCTGTGACTTCCTGCCCACCAGTTTCTGTAGCTCGGCCttgcagcgctgcagctcctcctcgaGCGCCACCCGCTCCCGCTGGCTGCTGTCgtacagctgctgcagctccaccagtTCACCCTTCAAACCATCACactgacaggaagaaagagggtcacagagcagctgaagggaTCAATGCATTTGATCCAGACTTGCTGCTGTAATCTAAGATGTGCACAAACTGCTGAGCAGGTGGAAACGAACACATCACATGGAccacagaaatgacagcaaacaGCCAGACAGATAAACCGTCGCTCAGCTGCTGAGAGGTTAAATATGTGTGCAACCTGAAAACGGCTGGCTGATACCTCTCTCTGGACTTTATGAGCCGTCTCCTCAGCCTGTCTCAGTTGGACCTTCAGGACATCCAGCTCCGAGCTGCAGACCTTCTCTTGGACTGATGAAGGGTCCCAATCCTCCAGGGCTCGCTCCTGGTGGTCAGGACCAGACTGAGACAGGGTGATGTATGAGTCAGCCTTCACTCGGTTGTCCTGATCCCGCTTAGTGGCGCCCTCCTCTCTGACTGCCAGGTACACATCATCACACCTGTTCACCAGGAGGACGCAGCAGTCAGAAGACGTCAGGTGTCGATGTGTGCATTCACATTCAAAAAGTTTAAGGCATTACAGTTCTACACAGGTGATCTTGACCTGATTGAAATGGTCTTTAACCATGTGATTAAACAGAGCAGTATCACTGATCTGTGGACGTGTGTCTTCTGATGCAGTAGATTGACTGACAGCTGGGTGGACCACTCACGTGTCTCGATGCTGCTGCAGTTGCTCCACTTTGCTGCTCAGCTCTTTGTTGTCACTGGTCAGAGTCTGGCGCTCTTCGGTCAGAGAGACAAGGTTGTCCTTCAGCTGACTCACatcacctgaacacacaaacatggcagCAACAACAGCGGTGAGTTCAGTCTGTTATTACTTTGCTTTCCTCCACACAGGTGATGAACCAGATACCTGTGAGTCCAGGTGACCTCAATTTTAGATCCCTTTGAAATAGAAATCTACATCTTCTTATGACTTTCACTAGATCTGCATcagcaacactgaaaacaggaaactgctaatgactgggacagagacacgcccctcagctgctgtcaatcaaaggcAGACAGCGACATGAGGAGTTACCGTGTGCGTGAGGGTCTTGGTTCCGGCTCTTCATGCTGATCTCGGCTCTCAGCGTCGTGATCTCCAGCTCGTACTCCTGTGCCGTGACGTGGAGGCGCTGCAGCTCCGCCCTCAGCCGacacagctcctcctgcagggagGCGATGTCGTTCTCCCTCTCCGCCGCCGCCTcttcagctgcctgctgcagcatcagcacctcctcctGAGCTGAGCGgagctcctcctgcacctcctccagctcgctctccttctcctcctccagactgtccatctcctcctggACCGAGCGGAGctgggctgcaggaggaggaaccAGAGTTGAAAAAGGACTCGTGTACTCTGGTACTGCGACAGACAGGAAGTTACAGGTGAGCGCACCTTGAAGTCTCTGGATCTGTCTGGTGAAACTCTCGGCCTGATGGGCGCTCGCCAGgcgctcctcctccagcagacctgagatcagagaagaagaaacagacgAGGCTGAAGACGTTCTCAAgacatccttcagttcagcacaaacattcaacatcaacacgtctggagatacgagcttttcactgaaaCTGACAAAGTGGAGTTGAGGAATAAAGTATCACAAAATGAAATACTGCAGTGAAGTACAGGTACTGGTAGTGTGgtgca from Chaetodon trifascialis isolate fChaTrf1 chromosome 22, fChaTrf1.hap1, whole genome shotgun sequence includes:
- the ccdc136b gene encoding coiled-coil domain-containing protein 136 isoform X2, whose amino-acid sequence is MDGLRLPPVIEEVLDPSDELGEMKVEKPIMLAETLTAKERQSLEEKEETGGDGEKGQQEEEKEVMEEKEEPGGGGKDEEEELEELRAQVLQLLLEVEETREVSQRHEESFLELQGLLEEERLASAHQAESFTRQIQRLQAQLRSVQEEMDSLEEEKESELEEVQEELRSAQEEVLMLQQAAEEAAAERENDIASLQEELCRLRAELQRLHVTAQEYELEITTLRAEISMKSRNQDPHAHGDVSQLKDNLVSLTEERQTLTSDNKELSSKVEQLQQHRDTCDDVYLAVREEGATKRDQDNRVKADSYITLSQSGPDHQERALEDWDPSSVQEKVCSSELDVLKVQLRQAEETAHKVQRECDGLKGELVELQQLYDSSQRERVALEEELQRCKAELQKLVGRKSQQSGAEGWNVAVAAVAVAAIVVLVVPGFTRA
- the ccdc136b gene encoding coiled-coil domain-containing protein 136 isoform X3 — translated: MDGLRLPPVIEEVLDPSDELGEMKVEKPIMLAETLTAKERQSLEEKEETGGDGEKGQQEEEKEVMEEKEEPGGGGKDEEEELEELRAQVLQLLLEVEETREVSQRHEESFLELQGLLEEERLASAHQAESFTRQIQRLQAQLRSVQEEMDSLEEEKESELEEVQEELRSAQEEVLMLQQAAEEAAAERENDIASLQEELCRLRAELQRLHVTAQEYELEITTLRAEISMKSRNQDPHAHGDVSQLKDNLVSLTEERQTLTSDNKELSSKVEQLQQHRDTCDDVYLAVREEGATKRDQDNRVKADSYITLSQSGPDHQERALEDWDPSSVQEKVCSSELDVLKVQLRQAEETAHKVQRECDGLKGELVELQQLYDSSQRERVALEEELQRCKAELQKLVGRKSQSGAEGWNVAVAAVAVAAIVVLVVPGFTRA
- the ccdc136b gene encoding coiled-coil domain-containing protein 136 isoform X1 yields the protein MDGLRLPPVIEEVLDPSDELGEMKVEKPIMLAETLTAKERQSLEEKEETGGDGEKGQQEEEKEVMEEKEEPGGGGKDEEEELEELRAQVLQLLLEVEETREVSQRHEESFLELQGLLEEERLASAHQAESFTRQIQRLQAQLRSVQEEMDSLEEEKESELEEVQEELRSAQEEVLMLQQAAEEAAAERENDIASLQEELCRLRAELQRLHVTAQEYELEITTLRAEISMKSRNQDPHAHGDVSQLKDNLVSLTEERQTLTSDNKELSSKVEQLQQHRDTCDDVYLAVREEGATKRDQDNRVKADSYITLSQSGPDHQERALEDWDPSSVQEKVCSSELDVLKVQLRQAEETAHKVQRECDGLKGELVELQQLYDSSQRERVALEEELQRCKAELQKLVGRKSQNCTRPSESPVLSIPFIGLIVIVALIWCWWEELAS
- the ccdc136b gene encoding coiled-coil domain-containing protein 136 isoform X4; its protein translation is MDGLRLPPVIEEVLDPSDELGEMKVEKPIMLAETLTAKERQSLEEKEETGGDGEKGQQEEEKEVMEEKEEPGGGGKDEEEELEELRAQVLQLLLEVEETREVSQRHEESFLELQGLLEEERLASAHQAESFTRQIQRLQAQLRSVQEEMDSLEEEKESELEEVQEELRSAQEEVLMLQQAAEEAAAERENDIASLQEELCRLRAELQRLHVTAQEYELEITTLRAEISMKSRNQDPHAHGDVSQLKDNLVSLTEERQTLTSDNKELSSKVEQLQQHRDTCDDVYLAVREEGATKRDQDNRVKADSYITLSQSGPDHQERALEDWDPSSVQEKVCSSELDVLKVQLRQAEETAHKVQRENCTRPSESPVLSIPFIGLIVIVALIWCWWEELAS